One region of Pyramidobacter sp. YE332 genomic DNA includes:
- a CDS encoding ABC transporter substrate-binding protein, translating into MKKILRSFFAAAGLLAITAASFAAETVYPVTVENGDRKIVFEKAPERVVTNGDSNIIELMFALGLESRMAGYAGFPEYGGQVSPEYREKLKAIPVAAPGYITLEALLGTDPDFFLSGYNYGLDIPGSTAGGAITPEELEKHGVKSYAITESLIHVMKKPIVSLEDTYADLTKLGVIFDAQDKARQVIDGMKARAAAVEAKLSQLDLAKPLNVFIHPTWSAPDQPPRSNGAQAMPSALVTMAKARNIFADVDGSWIKVTWEEVVARNPDVILLLEAGTTNGEERKKLLLENPALQGVNAVKDGRVYIIRIEDAYPGPRAIRGLELISKAFYPELFK; encoded by the coding sequence ATGAAAAAGATTCTTCGCAGCTTTTTTGCGGCAGCCGGTTTACTGGCCATAACCGCGGCGTCCTTCGCGGCGGAGACCGTTTATCCCGTAACCGTCGAGAACGGCGACCGCAAGATCGTCTTCGAAAAAGCGCCCGAGCGCGTCGTCACCAACGGCGACAGCAACATCATTGAACTGATGTTCGCCCTCGGCCTCGAAAGCCGCATGGCGGGCTACGCGGGATTCCCCGAGTACGGCGGTCAAGTCTCGCCGGAATACCGGGAGAAGCTCAAGGCGATCCCCGTTGCCGCGCCCGGCTACATCACGCTGGAAGCGCTGCTTGGCACCGATCCCGACTTTTTCCTGTCGGGTTACAACTACGGACTTGACATCCCCGGCAGCACGGCCGGCGGTGCCATCACGCCCGAAGAGCTGGAAAAGCACGGCGTCAAGAGCTACGCCATCACCGAGTCGCTGATCCACGTGATGAAAAAGCCCATCGTCAGCCTCGAGGACACCTACGCCGACCTGACCAAGCTGGGCGTGATCTTCGACGCGCAGGACAAGGCGCGGCAGGTGATCGACGGCATGAAAGCGCGCGCCGCGGCGGTGGAAGCCAAGCTGTCGCAGCTCGACTTGGCCAAGCCCTTGAACGTGTTCATCCATCCCACCTGGAGCGCCCCCGATCAGCCTCCCCGTTCCAACGGCGCTCAGGCCATGCCCAGCGCTCTGGTGACGATGGCGAAGGCGCGCAACATCTTTGCCGACGTCGACGGCAGCTGGATCAAGGTGACGTGGGAAGAGGTCGTCGCGCGCAATCCCGACGTGATCCTGCTGCTGGAAGCCGGTACGACGAACGGCGAGGAACGTAAAAAGCTGCTGCTCGAGAATCCCGCGCTGCAGGGCGTGAACGCCGTGAAGGATGGGCGCGTTTACATCATTCGCATCGAAGACGCCTATCCCGGCCCCCGCGCCATCCGCGGCCTGGAACTGATTTCCAAAGCCTTTTATCCCGAACTGTTCAAGTAG
- a CDS encoding DUF5058 family protein — MEELLKIGNAAPFWGCAAISVSIVALLALRYVKLGYKFAGSVGLDRAACNRAFKSGMISATGPAIAQVIVILAMISVVGGPISWIRLSMIGSAATELTAARTGAAACGVELGGAGYGLNQMAVSWFTMSVNGCGWLLMVWLFTHRMDKVSDKIGGTDKAWRAILTATASIGLYSHMTSPYLVTFSGRTVAAIIGAVSMFVLIQLGKKHPWIKDYSLGFAIIAGLICGYFFM, encoded by the coding sequence ATGGAAGAATTGTTGAAGATCGGCAACGCGGCGCCTTTCTGGGGGTGCGCCGCCATCAGCGTCAGCATCGTCGCGTTGCTGGCGCTCCGCTACGTGAAGCTGGGCTACAAGTTCGCCGGCAGCGTCGGCCTCGACAGGGCCGCCTGTAACCGCGCCTTCAAGAGCGGCATGATCTCCGCCACGGGCCCCGCTATCGCCCAGGTCATCGTCATTCTGGCCATGATTTCGGTCGTTGGCGGCCCCATCTCCTGGATCCGCCTGTCCATGATCGGCTCGGCCGCCACCGAGCTGACCGCTGCCCGCACCGGCGCCGCAGCCTGCGGCGTGGAACTGGGCGGCGCCGGCTACGGCCTGAATCAGATGGCCGTTTCCTGGTTCACGATGAGCGTGAACGGCTGCGGCTGGCTGCTGATGGTGTGGCTGTTCACCCACAGGATGGACAAAGTCAGCGACAAGATCGGCGGCACCGACAAGGCATGGCGCGCCATTCTTACCGCCACGGCGAGCATCGGCCTTTACAGTCACATGACCAGCCCTTATCTGGTCACGTTCAGCGGCCGCACCGTCGCCGCGATCATCGGCGCTGTCTCCATGTTCGTGCTGATTCAGCTCGGCAAAAAACATCCCTGGATCAAGGACTATTCGCTGGGCTTCGCCATCATCGCCGGCCTGATCTGCGGTTACTTCTTTATGTGA
- a CDS encoding helix-turn-helix domain-containing protein → MIPEDFAEKITFNRTWDLLSHRWKFYVVYLLGERPLRFGELRRLCAAVSRVTLTGYLRQLEQEGFISCHKLSEPALFAEYALTDLGRSALPLVRQLIAWGDEAD, encoded by the coding sequence ATGATTCCGGAAGATTTTGCCGAAAAGATCACGTTCAACCGCACCTGGGATCTGCTTTCCCATCGCTGGAAGTTCTACGTCGTCTATCTGCTGGGCGAGCGGCCGCTCCGTTTCGGCGAGCTGCGGCGGCTTTGCGCGGCAGTGTCGCGCGTGACGCTGACCGGCTACCTGCGCCAACTGGAGCAGGAAGGTTTTATCAGTTGCCACAAGCTCAGCGAGCCGGCGCTTTTCGCCGAATACGCGCTGACCGACTTGGGACGCAGCGCGCTGCCTCTGGTGCGCCAGTTGATCGCGTGGGGCGACGAGGCGGACTGA
- a CDS encoding iron ABC transporter permease, with protein sequence MNRFFVKRDLAPLLILLTILLFFSVTLGVSMGTAPLPFRHVWGIILHQMFPDWQWFGAEWPRNEVGIVWMIRFPRVLLGAVVGAGLATAGAVIQSLVRNSLADPYLLGISSGACAGAVFAMLFMTRVFGIALTGMSGVSALAFAGAALAFVLVFAIARQGSGLTPVRMVLSGLAVSYVFMAVTNFMVYLEQRNGAESAMFWMLGGLGGARWDRLPLPFFVLIGSLALFIAQSRPLNALLLGDENAAALGVDVTKFRRLLFTATSVLTGVIVAVSGSIGFVGLIVPHAVRLLVGSDHRRLLPVGALAGASFLIWTDVFARTALAPRELPLGIVTGFIGAPFFIWLLKSSGRTPR encoded by the coding sequence GTGAACCGGTTCTTTGTCAAACGAGATCTGGCGCCGCTGCTGATCCTCTTGACGATCCTGCTGTTTTTCAGCGTAACTCTGGGAGTATCGATGGGGACGGCGCCGCTGCCGTTCCGGCATGTGTGGGGCATCATCCTCCATCAGATGTTTCCGGACTGGCAATGGTTCGGGGCGGAATGGCCGCGCAACGAAGTCGGTATCGTCTGGATGATCCGTTTCCCGCGCGTGCTGCTCGGCGCTGTCGTCGGCGCGGGCCTTGCCACCGCGGGGGCGGTGATCCAGTCGCTGGTCCGCAATTCGCTGGCCGATCCCTATCTGCTGGGGATTTCTTCGGGCGCATGTGCGGGGGCGGTGTTTGCCATGCTCTTCATGACGCGGGTTTTCGGCATCGCTCTGACCGGCATGTCCGGAGTCTCCGCGCTGGCCTTTGCCGGTGCGGCGTTGGCTTTCGTGCTGGTTTTCGCCATAGCGCGTCAGGGCAGCGGCCTGACGCCGGTGCGGATGGTCCTGTCGGGACTTGCCGTGTCGTACGTGTTTATGGCCGTGACCAATTTCATGGTCTATCTGGAACAGCGCAACGGCGCCGAATCGGCGATGTTCTGGATGCTCGGCGGGCTCGGCGGCGCAAGATGGGATCGTCTGCCGTTGCCTTTTTTCGTGCTGATCGGTTCTCTTGCCCTGTTCATCGCCCAGTCGCGCCCGCTCAACGCCTTGCTGCTGGGCGACGAGAACGCGGCGGCGCTCGGCGTGGACGTGACGAAATTCCGCCGTCTTCTGTTCACCGCCACTTCGGTGCTGACCGGGGTGATCGTAGCGGTCAGCGGTTCGATCGGTTTCGTCGGACTGATCGTTCCGCACGCCGTGCGGCTGCTGGTCGGTTCCGACCATCGCCGCCTCCTGCCGGTGGGGGCGCTCGCGGGAGCGAGCTTTCTGATCTGGACGGATGTGTTCGCGCGCACCGCTCTGGCTCCGCGGGAGCTTCCTCTGGGCATCGTCACGGGCTTTATCGGCGCGCCGTTTTTCATCTGGCTGCTCAAAAGCAGCGGGAGAACCCCGCGATGA
- a CDS encoding L,D-transpeptidase family protein produces the protein MKRILAKIFPALFAAAALAAPAMGADLRELLAATRTAQKTGEIILVVDRTLTLWKKSDAGAWQKTLEAPCGYGKLGLTENKREGDKKTPVGAFPILHAFGNKPNPGTAMKWRPVTPSSYWADDVNQPKIYNTWVESAKKIHGEHLADYYQYDYAMAVGYNSDPTVPGRGSAIFVHVKSRRHWTTAGCLSLERRDMIELLRQCHDGAWIVIVPKAERLARF, from the coding sequence ATGAAACGTATTCTTGCAAAAATTTTCCCGGCGCTTTTCGCCGCCGCGGCGTTGGCTGCGCCCGCCATGGGCGCCGATCTGCGCGAGCTGCTCGCGGCCACGCGGACGGCGCAGAAAACCGGCGAGATCATCCTCGTCGTCGACCGCACCCTGACCCTGTGGAAGAAAAGCGATGCCGGCGCCTGGCAAAAGACGCTGGAAGCGCCGTGCGGCTACGGCAAGCTGGGGCTGACGGAAAACAAGCGCGAGGGCGACAAAAAGACGCCCGTCGGCGCCTTCCCGATCCTGCACGCCTTCGGCAACAAGCCCAACCCCGGCACGGCCATGAAATGGCGCCCAGTGACGCCCTCCTCCTACTGGGCCGACGACGTAAACCAGCCGAAAATCTACAACACCTGGGTGGAGAGCGCGAAAAAAATCCACGGCGAACACCTGGCCGACTACTATCAGTACGATTACGCCATGGCCGTCGGCTACAACTCCGACCCCACCGTGCCGGGACGAGGGTCGGCCATCTTCGTCCACGTCAAATCCCGCCGCCACTGGACCACCGCCGGCTGCCTCTCGCTCGAACGCCGGGACATGATCGAGCTGCTGCGCCAGTGCCACGACGGCGCCTGGATCGTCATCGTCCCGAAAGCGGAGCGTCTCGCCCGTTTTTAG
- a CDS encoding MurR/RpiR family transcriptional regulator, which yields MHNDSKSFSVKQKLINAEHRSDLDEANWELAQYLLLHYNEIDRMKTRDLVVQCHTSFSTVQRFCRSLGFDNFSDLRKAKMNIPENQYEIALDNFGRGLYEPRRLYDEILRNVWGVGQKMDWNRLRCLAEAMAAARSIIIFAVRPYSFVLQEFQSQSIALNKPLFILDDICTHRSIIERLLSSDLCLITVSPAGCLIPAIKDELNKIAGFKTALYCPGALAREGATDCLRSYDLTFPLTLRSDAYNYLEIYGKYAVGYFFDLLLGEVIRRVGGKKQERRRTKDTRQTMFHVEHRT from the coding sequence ATGCATAACGACAGCAAATCCTTTTCGGTCAAACAGAAGCTCATCAACGCCGAACACAGAAGTGATCTCGACGAAGCCAATTGGGAGCTGGCGCAGTATCTGCTGCTCCACTACAACGAGATCGACCGCATGAAAACGCGCGACCTAGTAGTACAATGCCATACTTCATTCTCCACTGTACAACGTTTCTGTCGAAGCTTAGGATTTGATAACTTCTCAGATCTACGGAAAGCTAAAATGAACATCCCAGAAAATCAATACGAAATCGCGCTTGACAACTTCGGCCGCGGACTCTATGAGCCGCGGCGGCTTTACGACGAGATCCTGAGGAACGTCTGGGGCGTCGGCCAAAAAATGGATTGGAATCGCCTGCGCTGTCTTGCCGAAGCGATGGCGGCCGCGCGCAGTATCATCATTTTCGCCGTGCGTCCCTATTCTTTCGTGCTGCAGGAATTCCAGAGCCAATCTATTGCTCTCAATAAACCGTTGTTTATTTTAGATGACATTTGTACTCATCGCAGTATCATTGAGCGCCTATTGAGCAGCGACCTGTGCCTGATCACTGTATCACCCGCCGGCTGTCTGATTCCCGCTATCAAAGACGAGCTGAACAAAATCGCGGGCTTCAAGACGGCTCTCTACTGCCCGGGGGCGTTGGCCCGCGAAGGGGCGACCGACTGTCTGCGAAGCTATGATCTGACGTTCCCGCTGACGCTGCGGAGCGACGCCTACAATTATCTCGAAATCTACGGCAAGTACGCCGTCGGCTATTTTTTCGACCTGCTGCTGGGCGAGGTGATCCGCCGAGTCGGCGGCAAAAAGCAAGAGCGGCGTCGCACGAAGGACACGCGGCAAACGATGTTCCACGTGGAACATCGCACGTAA
- a CDS encoding ABC transporter substrate-binding protein gives MRKSLHVIFAALLSAVFFAAAAGAAETVYPVTVENGDRKIVFEKAPERVVTNGDSNIIELMFALGLEDRLVGYAGFPGSKHQVSPEYREKLAKIPVAQEGYIALETLLGANPDFFLSGYNYGLDIPGSTAGNAVTPEELEKHGVKSYAITESLIRVMDKPPVTLEDTYNDLRTLGVIFNVQDKAEAVIAGMKARVATVGEKLDGVRESPRVFIFRSFGTPNEDVPRSCGGQAMPSALLRLAHAANVFDDVESSWIKVTWEEVVARDPDVILILEYRATPENESKAMLLDHPALQGVKAVRDKKLIYMSVDEVYPGPRAVRGLELIARGLYPAIF, from the coding sequence ATGAGGAAATCGCTTCACGTCATTTTTGCGGCGCTGCTGAGCGCCGTTTTTTTCGCCGCAGCCGCAGGCGCGGCAGAAACGGTTTATCCCGTAACCGTCGAGAACGGCGACCGCAAGATCGTCTTTGAAAAAGCGCCCGAGCGCGTCGTCACCAACGGCGACAGCAATATCATCGAGCTGATGTTCGCGCTTGGTCTTGAAGACCGGCTCGTAGGTTATGCGGGATTCCCCGGCTCGAAACACCAGGTTTCCCCCGAATACCGCGAGAAGCTGGCGAAGATCCCCGTGGCCCAGGAAGGTTACATTGCGCTGGAAACTTTGCTCGGCGCCAATCCCGACTTTTTCCTGTCGGGCTACAACTACGGCCTCGATATCCCCGGCAGCACGGCCGGCAACGCCGTCACGCCCGAAGAGCTGGAAAAGCATGGCGTCAAGAGCTACGCCATCACGGAATCGCTGATCCGCGTGATGGACAAGCCGCCTGTGACGCTGGAAGATACCTATAACGACCTTCGCACCCTGGGCGTGATTTTCAACGTGCAGGATAAGGCCGAGGCGGTGATCGCCGGCATGAAAGCGAGAGTCGCGACCGTAGGGGAAAAACTTGACGGCGTGAGAGAAAGTCCGCGCGTGTTCATCTTCCGCAGCTTCGGAACGCCCAACGAAGACGTGCCTCGCTCCTGCGGCGGACAGGCCATGCCCAGCGCTCTGCTCCGCTTGGCGCATGCCGCCAACGTCTTCGACGACGTGGAAAGCAGCTGGATCAAGGTGACGTGGGAAGAAGTCGTCGCCCGCGATCCCGACGTGATCCTGATCCTCGAATACCGCGCCACGCCGGAAAACGAAAGCAAGGCCATGCTGCTCGACCATCCCGCGCTGCAGGGCGTCAAAGCCGTCCGCGACAAAAAACTGATCTACATGTCGGTGGACGAAGTCTATCCGGGTCCGCGAGCCGTTCGCGGACTGGAACTGATCGCTCGCGGGCTGTATCCCGCGATATTTTAA
- a CDS encoding AraC family transcriptional regulator: MTSRKNPGQRKRVEIQEFYRTASREGVATYFEVQSDSAPTKPLLHKNSRFLYVLSGKGTIRIYDKDYAMEPGAVIALLPWEISEIVEVKEPLCYYLLIYPFEFLNFIVKNQFNIENEKFDMVTLLYRYGGVRVPEQERPRVRALFDEIRREIEPVSIATSAVRQSWSELYLTAKLVELVVLYLRLAQDQEERSDGQARLEKEEESCSPHIFQYMYLNLHRKLTLQDLSRIYFVSEASLSRYIFKVTGLGFYELLQEMKLSKVTFLLLHTNISLAEIADILDYSDISHLSRVFSDQQGIGAQQFRRCYRNNPGVSMVLPAPKAGKIIEYIYRNFASDLTVLDVAEQFNASPRMVNESLVYIVEMNFTNFLNYLRIHEAANLLLRTDQSVTDIAFQVGYNSLRSFNRNFLKWLKVTASEFRERVTEQKDTVDIGHLFRSSREEQS; encoded by the coding sequence ATGACTTCCCGGAAAAATCCCGGACAGAGGAAGCGCGTGGAAATTCAGGAATTTTACCGCACGGCGTCCCGCGAGGGCGTCGCGACTTATTTCGAAGTGCAGTCGGACAGCGCGCCGACCAAGCCGCTGCTGCACAAAAACAGCCGTTTCCTCTACGTCCTTTCGGGAAAAGGCACGATCAGGATCTACGACAAAGACTATGCGATGGAGCCGGGCGCGGTCATCGCCCTACTGCCATGGGAAATTTCCGAAATCGTCGAAGTGAAGGAACCGCTGTGCTATTACCTGCTGATCTATCCGTTCGAGTTTCTGAATTTCATCGTCAAAAACCAGTTCAACATCGAAAACGAGAAATTCGACATGGTCACGCTTCTGTATCGCTACGGCGGCGTGCGCGTCCCGGAGCAGGAGCGTCCGCGCGTCAGGGCCCTCTTCGACGAGATCCGCCGCGAGATCGAACCGGTTTCCATCGCAACGTCCGCCGTCCGCCAGTCGTGGTCCGAGCTGTACCTGACGGCGAAGCTGGTGGAACTGGTCGTCCTCTACCTGCGCTTGGCGCAGGACCAGGAAGAACGTTCCGACGGACAGGCCCGTCTTGAAAAAGAGGAAGAAAGCTGTTCCCCCCACATTTTTCAGTACATGTACCTGAATCTGCACCGCAAGCTGACGCTTCAGGACCTGAGCCGGATCTATTTTGTCAGCGAAGCGTCGCTTTCCCGCTACATCTTCAAGGTGACCGGGCTCGGTTTTTACGAGCTGCTTCAGGAAATGAAGCTGTCGAAGGTCACGTTTCTGCTGCTGCACACGAATATTTCCCTGGCGGAGATCGCCGACATCCTCGATTACTCCGACATATCGCATCTGTCCCGCGTCTTTTCCGACCAGCAAGGGATCGGAGCGCAGCAGTTCCGCCGCTGCTACCGGAACAATCCCGGCGTCTCCATGGTTTTGCCCGCGCCGAAAGCCGGCAAGATCATCGAATACATATATCGGAATTTTGCGAGCGATCTTACCGTTTTGGACGTGGCGGAACAGTTCAATGCCTCTCCCAGGATGGTCAACGAATCCCTGGTCTACATCGTCGAGATGAACTTTACGAATTTCCTGAATTACCTGCGCATCCACGAGGCGGCGAACCTGCTGCTTCGCACCGATCAGTCGGTGACGGATATCGCGTTTCAGGTCGGCTACAATTCACTGCGGAGTTTCAACCGTAACTTCCTGAAATGGCTGAAAGTTACGGCCAGCGAGTTTCGAGAGCGAGTGACGGAACAGAAAGACACGGTGGACATCGGCCACCTGTTTCGTTCGTCCAGAGAGGAGCAATCATGA
- the arcC gene encoding carbamate kinase, which produces MKKVVIALGGNALGNTPEEQKERVKHSARSIVDFVQSGVQVLVCHGNGPQVGMIKKSMDIAAKSGEKLPYVPFPECGSMSEGYIGFHLQNAIGNEFRARKMNDSVATLVTQVQVDACDPSFQRPTKPIGTFMSKEDADKLAAAGVAVAEDAGRGYRQVVASPAPVRIVEEEAVRKLLDQGVTVIAGGGGGVPVVEKDGVLKGVDAVIDKDFTSVKLAETIDADVVVILTAVEKVAIRFGTPDQLWLDKLTVAEAKKYIEDKEFAEGSMLPKIRAAIKFAESKPGRKALITSLEKAKEGLEGSTGTWIQA; this is translated from the coding sequence ATGAAAAAAGTAGTCATTGCGCTGGGCGGCAACGCCCTTGGAAACACGCCTGAGGAGCAGAAGGAACGCGTCAAGCACTCCGCGCGTTCCATCGTCGATTTCGTTCAGTCCGGCGTTCAGGTGCTGGTGTGTCACGGCAACGGCCCGCAGGTCGGCATGATCAAGAAGTCGATGGATATCGCCGCCAAATCGGGCGAGAAGCTGCCCTACGTGCCGTTCCCGGAGTGCGGATCCATGAGCGAAGGCTACATCGGCTTCCACCTGCAGAATGCCATTGGCAACGAGTTCCGCGCCAGGAAGATGAACGACAGCGTCGCCACTCTCGTGACGCAGGTCCAGGTCGACGCTTGCGACCCGTCTTTCCAGCGCCCGACCAAGCCGATCGGCACCTTCATGAGCAAGGAAGACGCCGACAAACTGGCAGCTGCGGGCGTGGCCGTGGCCGAAGACGCCGGCCGCGGCTACCGTCAGGTCGTCGCCTCTCCGGCGCCTGTCCGCATCGTCGAGGAAGAGGCCGTCCGCAAGCTGCTCGACCAGGGCGTGACCGTCATCGCGGGCGGCGGCGGAGGAGTGCCCGTCGTGGAGAAAGACGGCGTGCTGAAGGGCGTCGACGCGGTGATCGACAAGGACTTCACGTCGGTGAAGCTGGCCGAGACGATCGACGCCGACGTGGTGGTGATCCTCACCGCCGTAGAAAAAGTGGCGATCCGCTTTGGCACGCCGGATCAGCTGTGGCTCGATAAGCTGACGGTGGCCGAAGCCAAGAAGTACATCGAGGACAAGGAGTTCGCCGAAGGTTCCATGCTGCCGAAGATCAGAGCGGCCATCAAGTTCGCCGAGTCGAAACCGGGCCGCAAGGCGCTGATCACGTCGCTGGAGAAGGCGAAGGAAGGTCTGGAAGGCTCGACCGGCACCTGGATCCAGGCGTAG
- a CDS encoding amidase — protein sequence MSNTVVEMTAVDLSKAIHAREVSCREVMASYLDHIDKTNPRVNAIVTCVDGEALLEQAGEKDAELASGRDNGWMQGFPQAVKDLVPTKGIRTTKGSLLLKDWIPDADGAVVTAMKRDGAIIIGKTNTPEFGYGSQSYNEVFGATGNPYDENCSSGGSSGGAACAVALRMQAVADGSDFMGSLRNPAGWCNIVSLRPSIGAVPSGGTELFTNSMATNGPMGRTVADVALLFATMAGYDAKFPLTREADPRVKALTPANVREALKKDQKGVRVAWIGDWGGALPTEPGVLETCRAAVERMKDFGAAVEDIEPFYNMNEFWETIWLPIRHYCASSLKPWYDKCRQDLMKPESRWEYEGSLTMSAQEVYRAFEKRTEFYHAMLKVYDDYDYIVSPTACCFPFDKNVHWPETIDGTPMRTYHNWMEIVTPWTMGGNAVCTVPAGFGGANRLSIGLQLVAAPHREFEVLQFASAYEAVTGFVEKFPPKF from the coding sequence GTGAGCAATACTGTTGTCGAAATGACGGCTGTGGATCTGTCCAAGGCCATCCACGCCAGGGAAGTTTCCTGCCGCGAGGTGATGGCTTCCTACCTTGATCACATCGACAAGACCAATCCCCGCGTCAACGCCATCGTCACCTGCGTCGACGGCGAGGCGCTGCTGGAACAGGCCGGTGAAAAGGACGCCGAGCTGGCATCCGGCAGGGACAACGGCTGGATGCAAGGCTTCCCGCAGGCCGTGAAGGATCTGGTTCCCACCAAGGGCATCCGCACCACCAAGGGATCGCTGCTTCTCAAGGACTGGATCCCCGACGCCGACGGCGCTGTCGTCACCGCGATGAAGCGCGACGGCGCCATCATCATCGGCAAAACCAACACGCCCGAGTTCGGCTACGGTTCCCAGTCCTACAACGAAGTGTTCGGCGCCACCGGCAATCCTTACGACGAGAACTGCAGCAGCGGCGGCTCGTCCGGCGGCGCAGCCTGCGCCGTCGCTTTGAGGATGCAGGCCGTGGCGGACGGCAGCGACTTCATGGGCTCGCTGCGCAATCCCGCCGGCTGGTGCAACATCGTCAGCCTGCGCCCATCCATCGGCGCCGTCCCCTCCGGCGGCACCGAACTGTTCACCAACTCCATGGCCACAAACGGGCCCATGGGGCGCACCGTGGCCGACGTGGCCCTGCTGTTCGCCACCATGGCCGGCTACGACGCCAAGTTCCCGCTGACCCGCGAGGCCGATCCGCGCGTAAAAGCGCTGACGCCGGCGAACGTGCGCGAGGCGCTGAAAAAGGATCAGAAGGGCGTTCGCGTGGCTTGGATCGGCGACTGGGGCGGCGCGCTGCCCACCGAGCCCGGCGTCTTGGAAACTTGCCGCGCGGCTGTGGAACGCATGAAGGACTTCGGCGCGGCGGTCGAGGACATCGAGCCCTTTTACAATATGAACGAGTTCTGGGAGACCATCTGGCTGCCCATCCGCCATTACTGCGCGTCCTCGCTGAAGCCGTGGTACGACAAATGCCGTCAGGACCTGATGAAGCCGGAGAGCCGCTGGGAGTACGAGGGTTCGCTGACCATGAGCGCCCAGGAGGTGTACCGCGCCTTCGAGAAGCGCACCGAGTTCTATCACGCCATGCTCAAGGTTTACGACGATTACGACTACATCGTCTCGCCCACCGCCTGCTGCTTCCCTTTCGACAAGAACGTTCACTGGCCTGAGACGATCGACGGCACGCCGATGCGCACCTATCACAATTGGATGGAGATCGTCACGCCGTGGACCATGGGCGGCAACGCCGTCTGCACGGTGCCGGCCGGATTCGGCGGCGCGAATCGCCTTTCCATCGGCCTGCAGCTGGTCGCCGCGCCGCACCGGGAGTTCGAGGTGCTGCAGTTCGCTTCGGCCTACGAAGCGGTTACCGGCTTCGTCGAGAAATTCCCGCCGAAATTCTAG
- a CDS encoding ABC transporter ATP-binding protein: protein MKLTIESLRWGVGTADIVSGADLKVERGEFVGVIGPNGSGKSSLLRCAYRVNRPRFGSILLDDEEVWGLRAREFARRAAAVPQEMPGQFDFTVREIAAMGRYPHKKALQRDDAHDFELVERALEYVGMRERGGRSFASLSGGEKQRALIARAIAQETDFLILDEPTNHLDIYYQLEIMDLLRSLGVTSLVVMHDLNLAAQYCDRIYVMKDGQVFASGAPAEVLTPELIRAVYRVEASVAPNPETGRPQIVFLHRLSSGGAF, encoded by the coding sequence ATGAAGCTGACAATCGAATCGCTGCGCTGGGGAGTCGGAACCGCGGATATCGTGAGCGGCGCCGACTTGAAAGTGGAACGCGGCGAGTTCGTCGGCGTGATCGGCCCCAACGGCAGCGGCAAATCCAGTTTGCTGCGCTGCGCATACCGCGTCAATAGGCCGCGCTTCGGTTCGATCCTGCTGGACGACGAAGAGGTTTGGGGTCTGCGCGCCCGGGAATTCGCGCGCCGCGCCGCGGCAGTGCCGCAGGAGATGCCGGGACAGTTCGACTTCACCGTGCGCGAGATCGCCGCGATGGGGCGTTATCCGCACAAAAAGGCGTTGCAGCGCGACGACGCGCATGATTTCGAGTTGGTGGAGCGCGCGTTGGAATACGTGGGAATGCGGGAACGGGGCGGACGCAGTTTTGCCTCGCTGTCCGGCGGCGAAAAACAGCGCGCTCTGATTGCCCGTGCCATTGCGCAGGAGACGGACTTTCTGATCCTCGACGAGCCCACCAACCACCTCGACATCTATTATCAGCTCGAGATCATGGACCTGCTGCGCAGTCTCGGCGTCACCTCGCTGGTCGTCATGCACGACCTGAACCTGGCGGCACAGTACTGCGACCGCATTTACGTGATGAAGGACGGTCAGGTCTTCGCCAGCGGTGCTCCGGCCGAGGTGCTCACGCCCGAACTGATCCGCGCCGTTTACCGTGTGGAGGCCAGCGTTGCTCCCAACCCCGAGACGGGACGGCCGCAGATCGTTTTTCTGCACCGCCTGAGCTCCGGCGGCGCTTTCTAA